One window of Papaver somniferum cultivar HN1 chromosome 9, ASM357369v1, whole genome shotgun sequence genomic DNA carries:
- the LOC113312746 gene encoding uncharacterized protein LOC113312746, producing MTGRLNHLETRNSGKLPSKPLNPRDFVNAVTLRCGTRTVQPEDTEQNKDPKGQVLEKEITDSSQNDEVPKTNFKPPVSTYVPPLPFPRRFANSKKVEQDKEILDIFRKIYVNIPLIDAIKQVPKYARILKDLFTNKQRLTGNEVMKVGENASSSLQKKLPLKCKYPGSFDIPIVIGNTKFNKAMLDLGASVNVMPASIYESLNLGPLKETGITLQLAVRSNVYPRGNIEDVLVQVNQLIFPAYFCVLEMTDGSNDTSLPFLLGRPFMSTARTKIDVHGGSLTMEFDGEVIRFNIYKTMRYPSDILSCFSIDMIDTLAQQMFNMNGEDVLETLLTTPIDGRFECGEETK from the coding sequence ATGACAGGTAGATTGAACCATTTGGAGACGcggaatagtgggaaactcccttctaaACCTCTTAACCCAAGAGATTTTGTCAATGCTGTGACATTGAGATGTGGTACACGAACTGTGCAACCAGAGGATACTGAGCAAAACAAAGACCCTAAGGGGCAGGTATTGGAAAAAGAGATTACTGACTCTTCCCAAAACGATGAGGTACCTAAAACAAACTTTAAACCTcctgtttctacttatgttccccctttaccttttcctcgcaggTTTGCTAATTCTAAAAAGGTGGAACAAGATAAGGAAATTTTAGATATTTTTAGGAAGATTTATGTGAACATTCCATTGATAGATGCAATTAAACAAGTCCCAAAGTATGCGAGAATTCTCAAGGACTTGTTCACCAATAAACAAAGGTTaaccggtaatgaggtaatgaAAGTGGGGGAAAATGCTTCGTCTAGCTTGCAAAAGAAACTCCCACTTAAATGTAAATACCCCGGTAGTTTTGATATTCCTATTGTTATTGGTAACACTAAGTTTAATAAGGCTATGCTTGATTTAGGAGCATCAgtaaatgttatgcctgcatctatataTGAATCTCTCAATTTAGGTCCCTTGAAAGAAACTGGAATTACTTTACAGTTAGCTGTCCGTTCTAATGTATACCCTAGAGGTaatattgaggatgttcttgtgcaggtgaACCAGCTAATTTTTCCAGCGTATTTTTGTGTGTTGGAGATGACAGACGGATCAAATGACACATCTCTACCTTTTCTTCTCGGTCGACCATTTATGAGCACAGCTAGAACTAAAATTGATGTGCATGGTGGTTCGTTgactatggaatttgatggagAAGTAATACGTTTCAATATTTACaaaacgatgagatatcctagtgatatCCTCTCTTGCTTCTCCATTGATATGATTGATACTTTGGCTCAGCAGATGTTCAATATGAATGGGGAAGATGTGCTTGAAACCTTGTTAACTACACCCATTGATGGAAGATTTGAGTGTGGAGAAGAAACCAAATAA